The Flaviramulus sp. BrNp1-15 genome includes the window GTAAATGTATAGTGTTTCAGATGCGATTTTAATCTGCTTATCTGGACGCATAGAGTCCATGGTTTGCATGTTGTGAAGTCTGTCTGCAATCTTAATAATAATAACTCTTACATCATCATTAAGTGTTAGGAGCATTTTACGAAAATTTTCAGCCTGCAAAGACACATCCATGTCTTTTTCTTTACTTAAAGATGAAATTTTTGTTAAGCCATCTACAATGGTAGCAACAGTTTTACCAAATTGTTTTTCAATATCTTCAATAGAATAATCAGGACTATCTTCAACTACATCATGAAGTAAAGCTGAAGCAATAGAGGTGGCATCCAAACCAATTTCTTGAGCAACAATTTTTGCTACAGCTAATGGATGGAAAATATAAGCTTCACCAGATTTTCTACGCTGATTTTTATGTCCGTCTAAAGCAACTTCAAAAGCGCTACGTATAAGTTTTTTATCGTCGTCAGTAAGTGTAGTATAGCTAACTTTTAATAACTTTTTGTAGGCTTGGGCAATGGCTGCATTTTCTTTTTCAATATCTACCTCTGTCATAAATTAAAAGTAAAACAATCTGTTTTAACAACCAACATGAAACTTGATTTTTTATAATAATTTGTAAAGTTTTATGAATTTAAAAATTTAACCAGTTTAGTAATAGCTTTTCCACGATGACCAATACTGTTTTTTAAATTTAAATCCATTTCTGCAAATGTTTTATCATACCCTTTTGGTTTGAAAATGGGGTCGTAACCAAAACCATTTTTTCCATGTTTTTTATCTGTTATTTCTCCTTCACAAATGCCTGGGAAAGTTTTAATTTGGTCATTTAAATGTAACGCAATAACTGTTTTAAATTGAGCATTTTTGTTATCCTTAGTGCTCAATTCTGTTAATAATTTATTTATATTATTATTAGCATCGCGTTGTTCTCCAGCATAACGTGCA containing:
- a CDS encoding non-canonical purine NTP diphosphatase, coding for MQLVFATNNLNKIKEVQTLIPKHIKLLSLKDIGCFEEVPETQNTIKGNAIQKVEYIKNNYGYDCFADDTGLEVEALNGEPGVFSARYAGEQRDANNNINKLLTELSTKDNKNAQFKTVIALHLNDQIKTFPGICEGEITDKKHGKNGFGYDPIFKPKGYDKTFAEMDLNLKNSIGHRGKAITKLVKFLNS